One Rosa chinensis cultivar Old Blush chromosome 3, RchiOBHm-V2, whole genome shotgun sequence DNA window includes the following coding sequences:
- the LOC112195374 gene encoding oxysterol-binding protein-related protein 3A: MAPKDPKQGGGFFASIASTFSAVTKSVNGLVGYEGLEVINPDGGTDDVHEEASKGRWKQEDRDGYWKVMQKYVGADVTSMVTLPVLIFEPMTMLQKMAELMEYSHLLDLADECEDPYMQLVYSASFFISVYYAFQRTWKPFNPILGETYEMVNHGGITFVAEQVSHHPPMSAAHAENEHFIYDITSKVKTKFLGNSIDIYPVGRTRLTLKKSGVVLDLAPPPTKVNNLIFGRTWVDSPGDMVLTNLTTGDKVVLYFQPCGWFGAGRYEVDGYVYNSTEEPKILMTGKWNESMSYQPCDAEGEPLPGTELKESWKVAEVPENDKFQYTYFAHKINSFDTAPKKLLASDSRLRPDRFALEQGDIPKAGFEKSSLEERQRAEKKNREEKGHEFTPRWFDKTDEICPTTWDDLQVYQYNGKYTEHRAAIDDSDSVEAIDVKSIEFNPWQYENLAA; the protein is encoded by the exons ATGGCGCCCAAGGATCCCAAGCAAGGCGGAGGCTTCTTCGCCTCCATAGCTTCCACTTTCAGCGCCGTCACCAAATCCGTCAACGG ATTAGTGGGGTACGAGGGCCTGGAGGTCATCAATCCAGATGGAGGCACGGATGATGTTCATGAAGAAGCCAGTAAAGGAAGATGGAAGCAGGAG GATCGGGATGGTTACTGGAAGGTAATGCAGAAGTATGTAGGTGCTGACGTCACATCAATGGTGACCCTTCCCGTTCTTATTTTTGAGCCAATGACTATGCTACAGAAAATGGCAGAG TTGATGGAATACTCCCATCTGTTAGATCTGGCAGATGAATGTGAGGATCCATACATGCAATTGGTATATTCTG CATCTTTCTTTATATCTGTTTACTATGCCTTTCAACGCACCTGGAAGCCATTCAACCCCATTCTTGGTGAGACTTACGAAATGGTTAATCATGGTGGCATTACATTTGTAGCAGAACAG GTTAGTCATCACCCTCCTATGAGTGCTGCTCATGCAGAAAATGAGCATTTCATATATGACATAACTTCAAAGGTGAAAACCAAATTTCTAGGGAACTCGATTGATATCTATCCAGTTGGAAG GACACGTTTGACCCTCAAGAAGTCTGGTGTAGTCTTAGATTTGGCACCCCCGCCAACAAAAGTCAACAACTTAATTTTTGGAAGGACATGGGTTGATTCACCAGGAGATATGGTTTTGACCAATTTGACCACAGGGGATAAAGTTGTGCTCTATTTTCAACCATGCGGCTGGTTTGG AGCTGGTCGCTATGAAGTTGATGGATATGTTTATAATTCGACCGAGGAACCCAAGATATTGATGACTGGAAAgtggaatgagtcaatgagtTATCAACCCTGTGACGCAGAAGGTGAACCACTTCCTGGCACTGAATTGAAAGAG TCTTGGAAAGTTGCTGAAGTTCCAGAAAATGACAAATTCCAGTACACATATTTTGCGCATAAAATAAACAGCTTCGACACTGCTCCTAAGAAGTTACTGGCATCAGATTCTCGGTTGCGTCCTGATAGGTTTGCACTGGAGCAAGGTGACATACCTAAAGCTGGCTTTGAAAAGAGCAG TCTGGAGGAGAGGCAGAgagctgaaaagaaaaatagagaggaAAAGGGTCATGAGTTCACTCCAAGATGGTTTGACAAAACAGATGAAATCTGTCCCACAACTTGGGATGACTTGCAAGTGTACCAATACAATGGCAAATACACCGAACATCGGGCCGCAATAGATGACTCGGACAGCGTTGAAGCAATTGACGTCAAATCAATAGAGTTCAACCCCTGGCAATACGAGAATTTGGCTGCCTGA
- the LOC112193454 gene encoding RHOMBOID-like protein 1, translating to MAADHSQSGTTQLRLNSRRSYVVHPVDIETPPLTSPAPATPAVFREIKHFKKWVVWLIPAFVIINTIMFIITMYVNNCPKNSVSCIATFLGRFSFQPFKENPLLGPSSSTLQKMGALDVKKVVDDHQGWLLITCNWLHGGVFHLLANMLSLLVIGYRLEQEFGFVRIGLLYVISGLGGSLMSSLFIQSNISVGASGALFGLLGAMLSELITNWTIYASKFGALFTLLIIIAINLAVGILPHVDNFAHIGGFLSGFFLGFVFLIRPQFGWVNQRYAPPEYRSSEVKSKFKTYQCIFWILSLVILIVGFTVGLVMLLRGVDANEHCSWCHYLSCVPTSKWSCNSEPAYCSSTQTGDQLFLTCSSNGKNGTYTYPNASSSQIQGLCSQLCS from the exons ATGGCGGCAGATCACTCTCAATCAGGCACCACCCAGTTGCGGCTGAACTCGCGGCGGAGCTACGTGGTCCACCCCGTTGACATTGAGACGCCACCTCTAACTTCCCCGGCTCCCGCCACGCCCGCCGTGTTCCGGGAAATCAAGCATTTCAAGAAATGGGTTGTCTGGTTGATACCTGCTTTTGTTATCATCAATACCATCATGTTTATCATCACTATGTATGTCAACAACTGCCCCAAGAACTCGGTCTCTTGCATTGCCACGTTCTTGGGGAGGTTCTCGTTCCAGCCTTTTAAGGAGAACCCTCTTCTTGGACCATCATCGTCTAC GTTACAGAAGATGGGTGCTTTAGATGTGAAAAAGGTGGTTGATGATCACCAGGGGTGGCTTCTCATCACTTGCAATTGGCTACATGGTGGAGTTTTCCATTTGTTGGCGAATATGCTGAGTCTTTTGGTTATTGGGTACCGGCTAGAGCAAGAATTTGGTTTTG TGCGGATTGGTTTGCTATATGTCATCTCTGGACTTGGTGGGAGTTTGATGTCTTCACTTTTCATCCAGTCAAATATCTCTGTTGGTGCTTCCGGTGCACTTTTTGGATTGCTGGGAGCCATGCTTTCTGAACTTATCACTAACTGGACGATATATGCTAGTAAG TTTGGAGCGCTTTTCACCCTCCTGATCATCATAGCAATCAATTTGGCAGTGGGAATTCTCCCACATGTGGATAACTTTGCTCACATTGGAGGATTCCTTTCGGGTTTCTTTCTGGGGTTCGTATTTCTTATCCGCCCTCAGTTCGGATGGGTTAACCAAAGATATGCTCCTCCAGAGTACAGATCATCTGAAGTTAAATCTAAGTTCAAGACCTATCAGTGCATTTTTTGGATCCTTTCGCTGGTTATTTTAATCGTTGG ATTTACTGTTGGCCTGGTTATGCTTCTTCGGGGAGTTGATGCAAATGAACATTGTTCTTGGTGTCATTATTTGTCTTGTGTTCCTACATCAAAATGGAGCTGCAATTCAGAGCCTGCATACTGCTCG TCAACCCAGACAGGTGACCAGCTCTTTTTAACATGCTCAAGCAATGGAAAGAACGGCACATATACATATCCAAATGCAAGCAGTTCTCAGATCCAGGGGTTATGTTCTCAGCTTTGCAGTTGA